Proteins from a single region of Azospirillum brasilense:
- a CDS encoding tetratricopeptide repeat protein: MNDGQKMARSDATVLWRENIRTENLSNYDYCMAVALEREGSFNESLAAYRRALEVRPDLAVAAYRLRALFEKTGRAEDAEAVHRDALATDPHYAANAMVSLALELMEGNSWDDGEAMLQSAISGNCLPTLHFAEACFLLGRQQQKKGDIKTAIKTLSQGIAAQPNHSSLLEQLGSAFLHVHDAPSAALLLEKGITLEPFSPTMHYQLAWANLFECRFVKAANLFEKTIKLGYKFPYYPQWRQGLALLALGRYEDVLHCYAQPLASEQESSILRSYRGLCLQAMGRLEEALEEHEKAVLSPQHMAEKISNRALTESALGNNEKSLELHKEAMKAEGEPWPAIAYSYTLVQLGRLDEAEVIFTTVAKTFPTSASYMVHVLTDGWNVLGPLCRKLSLGNELSEENMI, encoded by the coding sequence ATGAATGACGGACAGAAAATGGCAAGATCGGACGCAACCGTTCTGTGGCGGGAAAATATCCGAACGGAAAATCTGTCAAACTATGATTACTGCATGGCCGTCGCGCTTGAACGGGAAGGAAGCTTCAACGAAAGCCTTGCCGCCTATCGACGAGCGTTGGAGGTCCGGCCAGATCTTGCCGTTGCCGCATACCGATTGCGCGCCCTTTTTGAAAAAACCGGGAGAGCGGAGGACGCCGAAGCGGTTCACCGGGATGCTCTCGCAACCGACCCGCATTATGCGGCAAACGCCATGGTCAGCCTTGCCCTGGAGTTGATGGAAGGCAATTCCTGGGACGATGGCGAAGCGATGCTTCAGTCGGCCATCTCGGGTAACTGCTTGCCAACGCTCCACTTTGCCGAGGCGTGCTTCCTTCTGGGACGGCAGCAGCAGAAGAAAGGCGACATCAAGACGGCCATCAAGACCCTTTCACAGGGCATTGCCGCTCAGCCCAACCATTCCTCCCTGCTTGAGCAGCTTGGCAGCGCATTCCTCCACGTCCACGATGCACCTTCGGCAGCGCTGCTGCTGGAGAAAGGGATAACTCTGGAGCCCTTTAGCCCAACCATGCATTACCAGCTTGCTTGGGCGAACCTGTTCGAATGCCGCTTTGTCAAAGCCGCCAACCTTTTCGAGAAGACGATCAAGCTCGGATACAAATTCCCCTATTACCCGCAATGGCGCCAAGGTTTGGCGCTTCTGGCGCTTGGCCGGTATGAGGATGTCCTGCACTGCTATGCCCAGCCGCTGGCTTCGGAACAGGAATCATCAATTCTTCGCTCTTACCGGGGGCTCTGCCTGCAAGCCATGGGGCGTCTCGAAGAGGCTCTTGAAGAGCACGAGAAGGCCGTTCTGTCGCCTCAGCACATGGCGGAGAAAATCTCCAACCGCGCGCTGACCGAAAGCGCTCTGGGAAACAATGAGAAATCTCTAGAACTTCATAAGGAAGCCATGAAGGCGGAGGGCGAGCCTTGGCCTGCCATCGCCTATTCCTACACGCTTGTGCAATTGGGCCGCTTGGATGAAGCTGAGGTGATATTCACGACAGTAGCGAAGACATTCCCCACTTCGGCGTCATACATGGTTCATGTTCTTACTGACGGGTGGAACGTTCTTGGCCCTCTGTGCAGGAAACTTTCGCTGGGAAATGAGCTTTCTGAAGAAAACATGATCTAA
- a CDS encoding class I SAM-dependent methyltransferase, which produces MSTDDPEPRVRACYATWAQSYFADYYGADAPYPPVHREIVREELRRSGARSVLDAGCGPASILRFLAEDGLDVFGFDLTPEMVDEARRVLAAHAVPAERLWQGSVLQADSFQAAGIDSRLDAVICLGVLPHIRTQDDAQVAKNLVAATAPGGLVMAEARNQFFGLFTQNRFTYDFLANELIRVGDLQTKDGGAAVPDALAKLRSHFRMDLPPVRKGTQGEPGYDEVLSRTHNPLLLKQQFEEAGLTDVRLLFYHYHCLPPMLAHYAPDFFRRESLSMENPEDWRGMFMASAFILTGRRR; this is translated from the coding sequence ATGTCGACTGATGATCCCGAACCGCGCGTCCGCGCATGTTACGCGACCTGGGCCCAGTCCTATTTCGCCGATTACTATGGCGCCGATGCTCCCTATCCGCCGGTTCACCGCGAGATCGTCCGCGAGGAATTGCGTCGTTCCGGGGCTCGAAGCGTGCTGGATGCCGGCTGTGGTCCGGCGTCGATCCTGCGCTTCCTTGCAGAGGATGGGTTGGACGTCTTTGGGTTCGACCTAACCCCGGAAATGGTGGATGAGGCGCGGCGCGTTCTGGCGGCGCACGCTGTCCCGGCGGAGCGGCTTTGGCAAGGAAGTGTCCTGCAAGCCGACAGTTTCCAGGCCGCGGGGATTGACAGCCGGTTAGACGCGGTGATCTGCCTGGGTGTTCTCCCCCACATCCGGACCCAGGACGATGCCCAGGTCGCCAAAAATCTTGTGGCCGCTACAGCGCCTGGGGGCTTGGTGATGGCCGAAGCCCGCAACCAGTTCTTTGGCTTGTTCACCCAGAACCGCTTCACCTACGACTTCCTTGCCAATGAACTGATCCGCGTCGGTGATCTCCAGACCAAGGACGGCGGTGCCGCCGTTCCTGACGCCCTGGCCAAACTGCGCAGCCATTTCCGGATGGACTTGCCGCCGGTGCGGAAGGGAACACAGGGTGAGCCGGGTTACGATGAGGTCCTCTCGCGCACCCACAACCCTCTTCTGCTCAAGCAGCAGTTCGAGGAAGCGGGATTGACTGACGTCAGGCTGCTTTTCTATCACTACCACTGCCTGCCGCCGATGCTGGCCCATTACGCGCCCGATTTCTTCCGGCGGGAAAGCCTTTCCATGGAGAATCCCGAGGACTGGCGGGGCATGTTTATGGCGTCCGCCTTCATCCTCACCGGCCGCCGCAGGTGA
- a CDS encoding class I SAM-dependent methyltransferase produces MIRDDGWTRNSIWEHSATVRDLYARRCRQEAEEMTCAAQAVRLLAPYAAPGDTVLDVGCGSGYFFHSLVRAGIRADYVGIDASPGLIAIGRQEMPAFGLPAERLRVLRIDDLDGEADHVVCMNVLSNIDNYHRPLERLLKVGRKTLILRESLADRASCLYVRDNYLDDGVDLRVHVNTYDKAEVLAFIRAAGWSPTVVEDERTNGKPEMIIGYPHHWTFIVAVRS; encoded by the coding sequence ATGATCCGTGACGATGGCTGGACCCGCAATTCAATTTGGGAGCACAGTGCCACGGTACGCGATCTCTACGCGCGCCGGTGCCGCCAGGAGGCTGAGGAAATGACTTGCGCGGCCCAAGCCGTGCGTCTGCTGGCTCCCTATGCCGCGCCGGGCGATACGGTTCTTGATGTGGGATGCGGCAGCGGTTACTTCTTCCATTCCCTGGTCCGCGCCGGAATCCGTGCCGACTATGTCGGGATCGACGCATCGCCGGGCCTGATCGCGATCGGCCGACAGGAAATGCCGGCCTTCGGCCTGCCCGCCGAGCGGCTGCGCGTCCTGCGTATCGACGATCTGGACGGGGAAGCGGACCATGTCGTTTGCATGAATGTGCTGTCAAACATCGACAACTATCACCGCCCCTTGGAGCGGCTGTTGAAGGTGGGGCGTAAGACATTGATCTTGCGTGAATCTCTAGCGGATCGCGCAAGTTGCCTCTATGTTCGGGACAATTATCTGGACGACGGGGTCGACCTACGCGTTCACGTCAACACCTATGACAAGGCGGAAGTGTTGGCTTTCATTCGCGCCGCTGGTTGGAGCCCAACCGTGGTTGAGGATGAAAGGACAAACGGCAAGCCCGAAATGATCATAGGCTATCCTCATCACTGGACCTTCATCGTCGCTGTGCGGTCCTGA
- a CDS encoding asparagine synthetase B family protein: MSRIAGIITAQAPKPLDSTLAAMATGNDWKHSTVSAGAAAFGWVGRRAPALAAQGSWIVTLDGTIFNPEELPSAASDAERLLELVRRHGMEEALARINGDFAAAVYDAASDTLWLGRDRIGLKPLYYVQQVEGVAFASRPAGLLALPWVPQDVDQRFVALFAGSHYRSIDNDPQSSPYAAIRQLPAGHVLSIRDGRAKLSRYWQLSEASERLESEAELAEEMRALLLDAVRRRIAVTRRPAFTLSGGLDSSSVLSCAVELSGKRQPAFSSTYADATYDETEEIRSMLDDKVSTWNPVRIGDFDLLNTIRDMVRVHDEPVVTATWLSHHLLTAEVARQGYDALFGGLGGDELNAGEYEYFFFHFADLRAAGETGLYHHEVACWAKHHDHPVFRKNASVAEEGLARMTDTLRPGLCLPDRRRLDRYAAAVEPGLFDLRGWEPVMDHPFRSCLRNRTFQDIFRETAPCCLRAEDRQTAAHGLDRFDPFFDHRLVEFMFRVPGHFKIRDGITKRLLREAMRGLLPEETRTRVKKTGWNAPAHLWFAGPDGEAMRDLIASQRFRELGIYNVAVVEGLLDDHERIVASGALQENHMMFFWQLANLAIWLGC; encoded by the coding sequence ATGTCCCGTATCGCCGGCATCATCACCGCCCAAGCCCCTAAGCCCCTCGATTCCACCCTAGCGGCGATGGCGACCGGCAACGACTGGAAGCATAGCACTGTGAGTGCCGGTGCGGCGGCCTTCGGTTGGGTTGGCCGACGGGCTCCGGCCCTGGCGGCGCAAGGCAGTTGGATCGTCACCCTGGATGGGACGATCTTCAATCCCGAAGAACTGCCCTCTGCCGCTTCCGATGCGGAACGGCTGCTTGAACTAGTGCGCCGTCATGGCATGGAAGAGGCGCTTGCCCGCATCAATGGCGACTTCGCGGCAGCTGTCTACGATGCGGCGAGCGACACCTTGTGGCTGGGCCGGGACCGCATCGGGCTGAAGCCGCTCTATTATGTCCAGCAGGTCGAGGGGGTTGCCTTCGCCTCCCGCCCCGCCGGGCTTCTGGCGCTGCCCTGGGTCCCGCAGGATGTTGATCAGCGCTTCGTCGCGCTGTTCGCCGGGTCGCATTACCGCAGCATCGACAACGATCCGCAGTCCTCTCCCTACGCGGCCATCCGGCAGCTTCCGGCGGGGCACGTCCTGTCCATCCGGGATGGCCGGGCCAAGCTGTCTCGATACTGGCAACTTAGTGAGGCGTCCGAACGGCTGGAAAGCGAGGCGGAGCTTGCCGAAGAGATGCGCGCGCTGTTGCTCGATGCCGTCCGGCGGCGCATTGCCGTCACGCGACGCCCAGCCTTCACTTTGTCGGGCGGACTCGATTCATCCTCCGTCCTGTCCTGTGCCGTGGAATTGAGCGGGAAGCGGCAGCCTGCTTTCTCCTCCACCTACGCCGACGCCACCTATGATGAGACGGAGGAGATCCGCTCAATGCTGGACGACAAGGTTTCCACATGGAATCCTGTCCGAATCGGCGACTTCGACCTGCTCAATACCATTCGCGACATGGTGCGCGTTCATGACGAGCCGGTCGTCACCGCAACTTGGCTGTCCCATCATCTTCTTACGGCGGAAGTCGCCCGTCAGGGCTATGACGCCCTGTTCGGCGGCCTGGGTGGTGACGAGTTGAACGCCGGCGAGTATGAATACTTCTTCTTCCATTTCGCCGATCTTCGTGCGGCAGGCGAGACCGGCCTCTACCATCACGAGGTCGCATGCTGGGCGAAGCACCACGACCATCCGGTTTTCCGCAAGAACGCCTCTGTCGCGGAGGAGGGACTGGCGCGCATGACCGATACGCTCCGCCCGGGTCTGTGCCTGCCCGACCGTCGGCGTCTCGACCGCTACGCGGCGGCGGTAGAGCCCGGCCTGTTCGACTTGCGCGGCTGGGAACCGGTGATGGATCACCCGTTTCGAAGCTGCCTGCGGAATCGGACGTTTCAAGACATCTTCCGAGAGACGGCGCCGTGTTGCCTGCGCGCTGAGGACCGACAGACAGCGGCGCATGGCCTGGACCGTTTCGATCCGTTCTTCGACCATCGTCTGGTCGAGTTCATGTTCCGTGTTCCCGGCCACTTCAAGATACGTGACGGAATCACCAAGCGCCTTCTACGCGAAGCCATGCGGGGTCTTCTTCCGGAGGAAACCCGCACACGCGTCAAGAAGACCGGATGGAACGCTCCGGCCCACCTGTGGTTCGCCGGTCCGGATGGGGAAGCCATGCGTGACCTGATCGCCTCGCAGCGCTTCCGTGAACTCGGCATTTACAATGTGGCCGTGGTGGAAGGGCTTCTGGATGACCATGAACGGATCGTTGCAAGTGGCGCCCTCCAAGAGAACCATATGATGTTCTTCTGGCAGCTTGCCAACCTGGCGATCTGGTTGGGCTGCTGA
- a CDS encoding nucleotide sugar dehydrogenase, translating to MTHSRRISVIGLGYVGLPVAVAFGRTGVPVVAFDIDARRIAALRDGHDHTGEVPDADLAEARLHLTDDPADLARADFHIVTVPTPIDDARRPDLRPLLAASRTVGRHLKRGDVVVYESTVYPGATEMDCVPVLEAESGLTYGRDFTVGYSPERINPGDKEHRFETITKVVSGSDPETRALVAAVYGSVVKAGVHEAASIAVAEAAKVIENTQRDVNIALMNELAVIFHRMGIDTRDVLAAAGTKWNFLKFQPGLVGGHCIGVDPYYLTHRAEQLGHNPEVILAGRRINDTMGQYVAQETVKRLLRGRVGTSGPLRVTVLGLTFKEDVPDIRNTRVVDIVAELKSFGVEVALHDPLAAADEVAHEYGLTLTARDALPPADAVVLAVPHAAYRAEGWDLVSGLLKERRGIVMDVKGLLDRGAVPEGVDLWRL from the coding sequence ATGACCCATTCTCGCCGCATCTCGGTGATCGGCCTCGGCTATGTCGGCCTGCCCGTGGCCGTCGCGTTCGGGCGGACGGGCGTCCCCGTGGTCGCCTTCGACATCGACGCGCGCCGCATCGCGGCGCTGCGGGACGGGCACGACCACACGGGCGAGGTTCCGGACGCGGACTTGGCGGAGGCCCGCCTGCACCTGACCGACGACCCGGCGGATCTGGCGCGGGCCGACTTCCACATCGTCACCGTGCCGACCCCCATCGACGACGCCCGGCGCCCGGATTTGCGCCCGCTGCTGGCCGCCAGCCGCACCGTCGGGCGGCACCTGAAGCGCGGCGACGTGGTGGTCTACGAATCCACCGTCTATCCCGGCGCCACGGAGATGGATTGCGTCCCGGTTCTGGAGGCCGAGTCCGGCCTGACCTACGGGCGGGACTTCACCGTCGGTTACTCGCCGGAGCGGATCAACCCCGGCGACAAGGAACACCGGTTCGAGACGATCACCAAGGTCGTCTCCGGCTCCGATCCGGAAACGCGGGCGCTCGTCGCGGCGGTCTACGGCAGCGTGGTGAAGGCCGGCGTGCACGAGGCCGCCTCCATCGCCGTGGCGGAGGCCGCCAAGGTGATCGAGAACACCCAGCGCGACGTCAACATTGCGCTCATGAACGAACTGGCGGTGATTTTCCACCGCATGGGCATCGACACCCGCGACGTGCTGGCCGCCGCCGGCACCAAATGGAACTTCCTGAAGTTCCAGCCGGGCCTCGTCGGCGGCCACTGCATCGGCGTCGACCCCTACTATCTGACCCACCGGGCGGAACAACTCGGCCACAACCCGGAGGTCATCCTGGCGGGCCGGCGGATCAACGACACCATGGGCCAGTATGTGGCGCAGGAAACGGTGAAGCGGCTTCTGCGCGGTCGCGTCGGGACGTCCGGGCCGCTGCGCGTCACCGTGCTGGGCCTGACCTTCAAGGAGGACGTGCCCGACATCCGCAACACCCGCGTGGTGGACATCGTGGCCGAGCTGAAAAGCTTCGGGGTGGAGGTCGCCCTCCACGACCCGCTGGCCGCCGCGGATGAGGTGGCCCACGAGTATGGCCTGACCTTGACCGCGCGGGATGCCCTGCCGCCCGCCGACGCGGTGGTGCTGGCGGTTCCGCACGCGGCCTACCGGGCGGAGGGCTGGGACCTGGTGAGCGGCCTGCTGAAGGAGCGGCGGGGCATCGTCATGGACGTGAAGGGCCTGCTCGACCGCGGCGCGGTGCCGGAAGGCGTGGACCTCTGGCGGCTGTGA
- a CDS encoding bifunctional class I SAM-dependent methyltransferase/glycosyltransferase family 2 protein produces MTVEALEETVSGTPAGAGSPRALSPRQESVRMLFDRLAGERDRWVERNRAFHEADRAYLRFLVPENASVLEVGCGTGDTLAFLQPSRGVGIDLSPAMVERARQRHPGLEFRTGNAEDPAVLAEIAGTFDVILLSDTVGFLDDIEDTLRHLHRFATPRTRIIVSYHSRLWEPVLGLAETLGLKMPQGQLNWLSSTDIAGLLTLAGWQPVKREWRQLVPRRLLGLGTLINRSVAPLPGVRKLCLRNYVVARPAPQAPEKQPSCTVLIPCRNERGNIENAIRRLPRFCPDLEVIYVEGNSQDNTYEECLRVQAAYPDWDIKVMKQPGKGKGDAVRAGFNAARGDILIILDADLTVPPESLPKFYRAIASGRGEFINGTRLVYPMDDQAMRFLNWIANRAFARIFSFLLNTRFTDTLCGTKVLWKRDYDQIVANRHYFGDFDPFGDFDLIFGASKLNLEIVEVPIRYADRSYGETQISRFTHGWLLLRMVLFAWKKLKAF; encoded by the coding sequence ATGACCGTTGAAGCCCTTGAGGAAACCGTGTCCGGCACCCCCGCCGGAGCCGGCAGCCCACGCGCCCTGTCGCCCCGCCAGGAAAGCGTGCGGATGCTGTTCGACCGGCTGGCCGGGGAGCGCGACCGCTGGGTCGAGCGCAACCGCGCCTTCCACGAGGCCGACCGCGCCTATCTGCGCTTCCTCGTGCCGGAGAACGCCTCGGTGCTGGAGGTCGGCTGCGGCACGGGCGACACGCTGGCCTTCCTGCAGCCGTCGCGCGGGGTCGGCATTGACCTCAGCCCGGCGATGGTCGAGCGGGCGCGGCAGCGTCATCCGGGGCTGGAGTTCCGCACCGGCAACGCGGAGGACCCCGCGGTTCTGGCGGAGATCGCCGGAACCTTCGACGTGATCCTGCTGTCGGACACCGTCGGCTTCCTCGACGACATCGAGGACACGCTGCGCCATCTGCACCGCTTCGCCACGCCGCGCACCCGCATCATCGTCAGCTACCACTCCCGCCTGTGGGAGCCGGTGCTGGGCCTTGCCGAGACGCTCGGGCTGAAGATGCCGCAGGGCCAGCTCAACTGGCTGTCCAGCACCGACATCGCCGGGCTGCTGACGCTCGCCGGCTGGCAGCCGGTGAAGCGGGAATGGCGCCAGCTCGTGCCCCGCCGCCTGCTCGGCCTCGGCACGCTGATCAACCGCAGCGTCGCCCCGCTGCCCGGTGTCCGGAAGCTGTGCCTGCGCAATTACGTGGTGGCCCGCCCCGCCCCGCAGGCGCCCGAGAAACAGCCGTCCTGCACGGTGCTGATCCCCTGCCGGAACGAGCGCGGCAACATCGAGAACGCCATCCGCCGCCTGCCGCGCTTCTGCCCGGACCTGGAGGTCATCTACGTCGAGGGCAACAGCCAGGACAACACCTACGAGGAATGCCTGCGCGTCCAGGCCGCCTATCCGGACTGGGACATCAAGGTCATGAAGCAGCCCGGCAAGGGCAAGGGCGACGCGGTGCGCGCCGGCTTCAACGCGGCGCGGGGCGACATCCTCATCATCCTCGACGCCGACCTGACCGTGCCGCCGGAGAGCCTGCCGAAATTCTACCGCGCCATCGCGTCCGGCCGGGGCGAGTTCATCAACGGGACGCGGCTGGTCTACCCGATGGACGACCAGGCCATGCGCTTCCTGAACTGGATCGCCAACCGCGCCTTCGCCCGCATCTTCTCGTTCCTGCTGAACACGCGCTTCACCGACACGCTGTGCGGCACGAAGGTGCTGTGGAAGCGCGACTACGACCAGATCGTGGCGAACCGCCATTACTTCGGCGATTTCGACCCGTTCGGCGACTTCGACCTGATCTTCGGCGCGTCCAAGCTGAACTTGGAGATCGTCGAGGTGCCGATCCGCTACGCCGACCGCAGCTACGGCGAGACGCAGATCAGCCGCTTCACCCACGGCTGGCTGCTGCTGCGCATGGTGCTGTTCGCCTGGAAGAAGCTGAAGGCGTTCTGA
- the galE gene encoding UDP-glucose 4-epimerase GalE produces MLDEPATPHRVLVTGGAGYIGSHVLHALADAGIPAVTIDNLSTGRRAAVPASVPLVEGDVGSAELLERVIRDHAVDAVMHFAGSIVVPESVEKPLAYYRNNTVNSLTLMDACVRLGVGNIVFSSTAAVYGAPDRVPIDEATPTAPINPYGTSKLMTEQMLRDAGAAHGLRSVILRYFNVAGADPAGRTGQATPTATHLIKVACQALLGRRPALSIFGTDYDTPDGTCIRDYIHVSDLADAHVLALLHLRRGGESLTLNCGYGRGASVHEVVRTLEEVSGEKVPATLAPRRPGDPPQLVAKADRIRERLGWVPKHDRLDGIVRDALAWERSLT; encoded by the coding sequence ATGCTTGACGAACCGGCAACCCCACACCGTGTCCTGGTGACCGGAGGGGCGGGCTACATCGGCAGTCACGTCCTCCATGCGCTCGCCGACGCCGGGATCCCCGCGGTGACCATCGACAACCTGTCGACGGGCCGGCGTGCGGCCGTTCCGGCCTCGGTCCCCCTGGTCGAAGGGGACGTCGGGTCCGCCGAGCTTCTGGAGCGGGTCATCCGCGACCATGCCGTGGATGCGGTGATGCACTTCGCCGGCTCCATCGTCGTGCCGGAATCGGTGGAGAAGCCGCTCGCCTACTACCGCAACAACACGGTCAACAGCCTGACCCTGATGGACGCCTGCGTGCGGCTGGGGGTCGGCAACATCGTCTTTTCCTCAACCGCGGCCGTCTACGGCGCTCCGGACCGTGTGCCGATCGACGAGGCGACCCCGACCGCCCCGATCAACCCCTATGGGACGTCCAAGCTGATGACGGAGCAGATGCTGCGCGACGCCGGGGCGGCGCACGGACTGCGCAGCGTCATCCTGCGCTACTTCAACGTGGCGGGGGCCGACCCGGCGGGGCGCACCGGCCAGGCGACCCCGACCGCGACGCACCTCATCAAGGTGGCCTGCCAAGCCCTGCTCGGCCGGCGCCCGGCGCTGTCGATCTTCGGCACCGACTACGACACGCCCGACGGCACCTGCATCCGCGACTACATCCACGTCAGCGATCTGGCCGATGCCCATGTGCTGGCGCTGCTCCATCTGCGGCGCGGCGGCGAGAGCCTGACGCTGAACTGCGGCTACGGGCGCGGCGCCTCGGTCCATGAGGTGGTGCGCACGCTGGAGGAGGTCAGCGGGGAGAAGGTGCCGGCCACGCTCGCCCCGCGGCGCCCCGGCGACCCGCCCCAGCTCGTCGCCAAGGCCGACCGCATCCGCGAGCGGCTCGGCTGGGTCCCCAAGCACGACCGGCTGGATGGGATCGTGCGCGACGCGCTCGCCTGGGAGCGCTCCTTGACATAA
- a CDS encoding calcium-binding protein, with the protein MSSSSTITGGVTNNNVSTASTLAGAILKNTSLVATKADTKALVLGDDALQQNKGVVALSNENNTALVLNTSTAATLLGGAGNNNVLVANDAAGTVLQAGTGTGQTLIGGSGGQLLGTSTVAGASATIFGGSGADTVVAAAGNNVLTAGAGNNQIHAIGGNNQIFAAGNDTVFAAGGNATIGAGTGNAQLLITGGNNLIAGGQGNTTIASAAGNNTIFGGSGNTTIAGGAGNDLLIGSTAKSGKAVIGGFDGNDTIIGGVGNDTLFGGAGNDIFVFSTVFGGGKHVIGDFKAGTDLIAVQGYGLTAAQVASRVTVAGGNSVLSLSDGTQITVAGVTNLTASNFAV; encoded by the coding sequence ATGTCCAGCTCGAGCACCATCACCGGTGGCGTTACCAACAACAACGTCAGCACCGCCTCCACCCTGGCGGGTGCCATTCTGAAGAACACCAGCCTCGTCGCGACGAAGGCGGATACCAAGGCGCTCGTTCTCGGCGACGACGCCCTGCAGCAGAACAAGGGCGTCGTGGCCCTCTCGAACGAGAACAACACGGCGCTGGTTCTGAACACCAGCACCGCGGCGACGCTGCTCGGCGGCGCCGGCAACAACAACGTCCTCGTCGCCAACGACGCGGCCGGCACGGTTCTGCAGGCCGGCACCGGCACCGGCCAGACCCTGATCGGCGGCTCGGGCGGCCAGCTCCTCGGCACCAGCACCGTCGCGGGCGCCTCCGCCACCATCTTCGGCGGCTCGGGCGCCGACACCGTCGTGGCCGCGGCCGGCAACAACGTGCTGACCGCCGGTGCGGGCAACAACCAGATCCACGCGATCGGCGGCAACAACCAGATCTTCGCGGCCGGCAACGACACCGTCTTCGCGGCGGGCGGCAACGCCACCATCGGTGCGGGCACGGGCAACGCGCAGCTCCTGATCACCGGCGGCAACAACCTGATCGCCGGCGGCCAGGGCAACACCACCATCGCTTCGGCGGCGGGCAACAACACGATCTTCGGCGGCTCGGGCAACACCACCATCGCCGGCGGTGCGGGCAACGACCTGCTGATCGGTTCCACCGCGAAGTCGGGCAAGGCCGTCATCGGCGGCTTCGACGGCAACGACACGATCATCGGCGGCGTCGGCAACGACACGCTGTTCGGCGGCGCCGGCAACGACATCTTCGTGTTCAGCACCGTCTTCGGCGGCGGCAAGCACGTCATCGGCGACTTCAAGGCCGGCACCGACCTCATCGCGGTCCAGGGCTACGGCCTCACCGCGGCCCAGGTCGCGTCGCGCGTCACCGTCGCCGGTGGCAACTCGGTCCTGTCGCTGTCGGACGGCACGCAGATCACGGTCGCCGGCGTCACCAACCTGACCGCCAGCAACTTCGCCGTCTAA